The following proteins come from a genomic window of Deltaproteobacteria bacterium:
- a CDS encoding cytochrome c encodes MTQGSISKFVMTIAVAVAVAMAAQFAFGPVADAAGLLGDAAKGAAPYKTYCFSCHGEKGDGNGPAGAALNPKPRAFTDKAYMSGLTDEQLLKVITDGGAAVGKSPLMAPWKGTLKDQEIKDVAAYVRAVAK; translated from the coding sequence ATGACCCAGGGTTCGATTTCCAAATTCGTGATGACGATCGCCGTGGCGGTGGCCGTGGCGATGGCGGCGCAGTTCGCCTTCGGTCCCGTCGCCGACGCCGCCGGCCTGCTCGGCGACGCGGCCAAGGGCGCGGCTCCGTACAAGACCTACTGTTTCTCGTGCCACGGCGAAAAGGGCGACGGCAACGGTCCCGCCGGCGCGGCGCTCAATCCCAAACCGCGCGCCTTCACCGACAAGGCGTACATGTCCGGCCTGACCGACGAACAATTGCTGAAGGTCATCACGGACGGCGGCGCGGCGGTCGGCAAGTCGCCGCTCATGGCTCCGTGGAAGGGCACGCTCAAGGATCAGGAGATCAAGGACGTGGCCGCCTACGTTCGCGCGGTCGCGAAGTAA